The following proteins are encoded in a genomic region of Microcoleus sp. FACHB-68:
- the hflX gene encoding GTPase HflX yields the protein MRGQIPWSKAPIETIYGNLQGLKSSQLKQLQKLYHQRLPANFITTAEFAQRVAAISTEIGQPVSAYINRRGQLIRVGVGTPRQTQIPPLELPRYGAGRLSGIRCIATQLKPAAPDESALTAMAIQRLDALVLLTLTGAGFERRGGGATGYVKETYLAHLVTQEEGEKGRGGDGEKENLPGEHSALSTFVSPPMSLDVLANQDFLDLVEGLEAEFEREFVAQQVDADHDRVLLVGVITGDSTPQRFQDGLAELARLVDTAGGQVLQTVQQKRPRPHPQTVVGEGKVQEIALAAQTVGANLIVFDRELSPAQVRNLEIQIGIRVVDRTEVILDIFAQRAGTGAGKLQVELAQLEYMLPRLTGRGQAMSRLGGGIGTRGPGETKLETERRSIQRRIARLQQEVNQLQAHRSRLRNRRQHEDVPSVAIVGYTNAGKSTLLNVLTNAAVYTADQLFATLDPTTRRLVIPDAVTSEPRSIVITDTVGFIHELPPALVDAFRATLEEVTEADALLHLVDLSHPAWHSQIRSVMAILAEMPVTPGPALVAFNKIDRVDGDTLALAHEEFPQAVFISAANALGLETLRQRLAQLIHYAVAPE from the coding sequence GTGAGGGGCCAGATTCCCTGGTCAAAAGCGCCTATCGAAACCATCTACGGCAACCTGCAAGGTCTAAAATCCAGCCAGCTTAAACAGCTACAAAAGCTTTACCATCAACGGCTACCGGCCAACTTCATCACAACAGCCGAATTTGCTCAGCGAGTCGCTGCCATCAGTACAGAAATTGGTCAGCCGGTGTCTGCCTACATCAACCGGCGCGGACAGCTGATTCGAGTTGGCGTTGGTACACCTCGCCAAACCCAAATCCCGCCACTGGAATTACCCCGTTATGGTGCCGGTCGTCTTAGTGGCATCCGCTGCATTGCCACCCAATTAAAGCCGGCTGCACCAGACGAATCGGCCCTCACCGCAATGGCCATTCAACGGCTGGACGCATTGGTACTCCTCACCCTCACCGGCGCAGGTTTTGAACGTCGGGGTGGGGGTGCCACCGGCTATGTGAAAGAAACCTACTTGGCGCATCTGGTGACTCAGGAAGAGGGGGAGAAGGGAAGAGGAGGAGACGGGGAGAAAGAGAATCTTCCCGGTGAACACTCAGCCCTCAGCACCTTCGTGTCGCCGCCGATGAGTCTTGATGTTTTGGCTAACCAAGACTTTCTCGACTTGGTAGAAGGACTCGAAGCAGAGTTTGAGCGAGAATTTGTTGCCCAACAGGTAGACGCCGATCATGATCGGGTGCTGCTGGTGGGTGTGATCACCGGCGACAGTACGCCTCAGCGGTTTCAAGATGGGTTGGCGGAACTAGCGCGGTTAGTGGATACCGCCGGCGGCCAAGTGCTGCAAACCGTTCAGCAGAAGCGTCCCCGCCCCCATCCACAAACTGTAGTAGGTGAAGGTAAAGTTCAAGAAATTGCCTTGGCTGCACAAACAGTTGGGGCTAACCTAATCGTGTTTGATCGCGAACTCTCGCCGGCACAAGTGAGAAACTTGGAAATTCAAATCGGCATTCGCGTTGTTGATCGCACAGAAGTTATTTTAGATATTTTTGCTCAACGTGCCGGCACCGGCGCAGGTAAATTGCAAGTCGAATTGGCCCAGTTGGAATATATGTTGCCCCGCCTCACCGGCAGAGGTCAAGCCATGTCCCGTTTGGGCGGTGGTATCGGCACCAGAGGGCCAGGTGAAACGAAACTTGAAACCGAACGCCGGTCAATTCAGCGCCGCATTGCCCGACTGCAACAGGAAGTGAACCAGTTGCAAGCCCATCGATCCCGGTTGAGAAACCGCCGGCAGCACGAAGACGTGCCCTCGGTGGCGATTGTGGGTTACACCAATGCCGGTAAATCTACGCTGCTCAATGTGCTAACGAATGCGGCAGTTTATACCGCTGACCAGCTATTTGCCACCCTTGACCCCACCACTCGCCGCCTAGTGATTCCCGATGCTGTCACCAGCGAACCGCGATCCATTGTGATAACGGATACAGTCGGTTTTATCCACGAACTGCCCCCCGCCCTGGTAGATGCCTTCCGCGCCACTTTGGAGGAAGTCACCGAAGCTGACGCTTTGCTGCATTTAGTGGATTTATCCCATCCGGCTTGGCACAGTCAGATTCGCTCTGTGATGGCGATTTTGGCTGAAATGCCCGTAACACCAGGGCCGGCACTGGTTGCATTTAATAAGATTGATCGCGTTGATGGAGATACTTTGGCCCTAGCCCATGAGGAATTTCCCCAGGCTGTGTTCATCTCAGCAGCCAATGCTCTGGGCTTAGAAACTCTGCGGCAACGACTTGCCCAACTCATTCACTACGCGGTTGCACCTGAGTAA
- a CDS encoding DUF456 family protein has protein sequence MTILYGLLILVMLVGVVGAVVPGIPGVSLILGAIVVWGVVQGFAGLAWPLGVAIVVLLVSIGVDFLATYWGAKQAGASKWGQIGAVVGLVLGFLGLLPALPLGGPLLGILLGPLLGAIIGEYLYQRDLNLAIKAAVGILVGSLIGNLIQGVLAIATVVVFVVSTWSQIAGA, from the coding sequence ATGACAATTCTCTATGGGCTGCTTATTTTAGTGATGCTCGTGGGTGTGGTGGGGGCAGTGGTTCCCGGCATTCCGGGGGTGAGTTTAATTTTAGGGGCAATTGTTGTTTGGGGCGTCGTTCAGGGCTTCGCCGGCTTAGCATGGCCCTTGGGAGTGGCAATCGTGGTTTTGCTGGTCAGTATTGGCGTTGATTTTCTGGCGACTTACTGGGGGGCAAAACAAGCCGGCGCGAGCAAGTGGGGGCAGATTGGTGCCGTTGTCGGCTTAGTTTTGGGGTTTTTAGGCTTGCTGCCGGCACTCCCGTTGGGTGGCCCGTTGCTGGGCATTTTGCTGGGTCCGCTATTAGGTGCGATTATTGGTGAATATCTCTACCAGCGAGACTTAAACTTAGCCATTAAAGCCGCTGTTGGAATTTTGGTGGGTTCACTTATTGGAAATTTGATTCAAGGAGTCCTGGCAATTGCAACAGTGGTGGTTTTTGTGGTTTCCACTTGGTCGCAAATTGCTGGGGCGTAG
- a CDS encoding amino acid permease has translation MNSNQQQDKRLISLFTAISIVVANMIGTGVFTSLGFQAAEIKSGFALLCLWVVGGIFALCGALSYSELGAAMPRSGGEFHYLSKIYHPAIGFLSGWVSVTVGFAAPIAAAAMALGQYLSKVSPIFNPLLVASLTVIGVSIVHTSDRKLGSYFQNVFTVLKVLLIVFLVVSGLFIAQPQDINFLPAPGDMNVILSSPFAISLVFVMYSYSGWNASTYIASEVAEPEKNVPRSLIAGTLIVLVLYLLINFTFLYTAPIDELAGQLEVGYISATRIFGVSGGKIMSLLISFGLISSISSMIWAGPRVTQVIGEDIPFFKVLASKNKNGVPYYAILLQLAIVLVLVITSSFETVLTYLGFTLTLSSFITVLGVFVHRLRYPDAPRPYKTWGYPVTPLIFLGISAWMLIYILLDKPQESLAGLMTIFVGLLVYFFVSKNKRLVSSGSKN, from the coding sequence GTGAATTCAAACCAGCAACAAGACAAACGGCTCATCAGCCTGTTTACAGCTATCTCGATTGTGGTAGCTAATATGATCGGAACGGGCGTTTTTACAAGTTTGGGCTTCCAAGCAGCAGAAATAAAGTCCGGTTTCGCCTTGCTGTGCTTGTGGGTAGTCGGTGGAATCTTCGCCCTTTGTGGTGCACTTTCTTACAGCGAACTGGGAGCAGCGATGCCCAGATCGGGTGGTGAATTTCACTATCTATCCAAGATTTATCATCCAGCAATTGGCTTTCTTTCAGGTTGGGTTTCTGTTACAGTCGGTTTTGCCGCACCCATCGCCGCAGCAGCGATGGCATTGGGGCAGTATTTATCAAAAGTTTCCCCAATATTTAATCCCCTGTTAGTTGCGTCCTTAACTGTCATTGGTGTTTCCATCGTTCATACGAGTGATCGTAAACTTGGCAGTTACTTCCAGAATGTTTTCACGGTTTTAAAAGTTTTACTGATTGTCTTTTTGGTTGTTAGCGGATTGTTTATCGCACAACCTCAAGATATCAATTTCTTGCCGGCTCCGGGAGATATGAATGTGATATTAAGTTCTCCCTTTGCGATTTCCCTTGTGTTTGTCATGTATTCCTATTCTGGTTGGAATGCGTCTACTTACATTGCCAGTGAGGTAGCAGAACCGGAAAAAAATGTACCGCGATCTTTAATCGCAGGAACTTTAATCGTTCTCGTCTTGTACCTGCTGATCAACTTTACGTTTTTGTATACTGCGCCCATTGATGAGCTAGCGGGACAACTGGAAGTTGGATATATATCCGCTACGCGGATCTTTGGGGTTTCCGGCGGTAAGATTATGAGCTTGCTGATCTCGTTTGGGCTGATTTCTTCGATTAGCTCAATGATTTGGGCCGGTCCGAGAGTTACTCAAGTCATCGGAGAGGATATTCCGTTTTTTAAAGTGCTAGCCAGCAAAAATAAAAATGGGGTTCCTTATTACGCGATTCTCTTGCAACTGGCAATTGTCTTGGTGCTGGTGATTACTTCTTCGTTTGAGACAGTTTTAACCTATTTGGGATTTACCCTCACCTTGTCTTCATTTATCACTGTTCTGGGTGTGTTTGTTCACCGGCTAAGGTATCCCGATGCGCCCCGGCCTTACAAAACATGGGGATATCCCGTAACGCCGCTGATCTTTCTAGGAATCAGTGCTTGGATGTTGATCTATATTTTACTCGACAAACCTCAGGAATCGCTGGCAGGATTGATGACGATTTTTGTGGGTTTGCTGGTTTACTTCTTTGTGTCAAAAAACAAGCGGCTGGTGTCTTCAGGATCTAAAAACTAG
- a CDS encoding cofactor assembly of complex C subunit B, which produces MAKPDQNQVLRQLPLVAGGLAGVLLLLNRFLTPQLTESQARSDALGVLLSALLILTGLLWQQVQPRSPEVVELVGEEGFELAPDLPEPVKTELAWASRQLLTNTVTRSLVVWYQGRVLLRRGVLGANSQVKPGAILQRVLDKQQPVYLVALKLYPGRIEFDYLPENTQGVICQPVGNRGVMVLGANAPRSYTKQDENWIEGIANKLDDTLSRYLEA; this is translated from the coding sequence ATGGCTAAACCTGATCAAAATCAAGTGCTACGCCAGTTGCCTCTCGTTGCGGGTGGGCTGGCGGGTGTGCTGCTGCTGCTCAACCGCTTTCTGACACCGCAGTTAACCGAGTCACAAGCTCGCTCAGATGCCTTGGGGGTGCTGTTAAGTGCGTTGTTAATTTTGACAGGGTTGCTATGGCAGCAGGTGCAGCCGCGCTCGCCGGAGGTGGTTGAGCTGGTGGGCGAAGAAGGCTTTGAACTGGCACCCGATTTGCCAGAGCCGGTGAAAACTGAACTCGCCTGGGCGTCTCGTCAACTGCTCACGAACACAGTAACGCGCTCGCTGGTTGTTTGGTATCAGGGGCGTGTGCTGCTGCGGCGGGGCGTTTTGGGCGCAAATTCACAAGTGAAACCGGGAGCGATTTTGCAGCGGGTTTTAGATAAACAACAGCCGGTTTATTTAGTGGCGCTCAAGCTTTATCCAGGGCGCATCGAGTTTGACTATTTGCCAGAAAATACTCAGGGTGTGATCTGTCAGCCGGTGGGAAATCGAGGCGTCATGGTGTTGGGCGCAAATGCCCCTCGCAGTTATACGAAACAAGATGAAAACTGGATTGAGGGAATTGCCAATAAACTAGACGATACCCTGAGCCGGTATCTTGAAGCGTGA
- the rpaB gene encoding response regulator transcription factor RpaB, producing MENHKEKILVVDDEASIRRILETRLSMIGYDVVTAADGEEALETFRSAIPDLVVLDVMMPKLDGYGVCQELRKESDVPIIMLTALGDVADRITGLELGADDYVVKPFSPKELEARIRSVLRRVDKTGASGIPSSGVIHVSSLRIDTNKRQVYKGDERIRLTGMEFSLLELLVSRSGEPFSRSEILQEVWGYTPERHVDTRVVDVHISRLRAKLEDDPSNPELILTARGTGYLFQRIVEPGEE from the coding sequence TTGGAAAACCATAAGGAAAAGATACTGGTAGTTGATGACGAAGCCAGTATCCGTCGGATTTTGGAAACGCGCCTTTCCATGATTGGCTATGACGTGGTAACAGCGGCTGACGGAGAAGAAGCCCTGGAGACTTTTCGCAGCGCGATTCCCGATCTGGTCGTTCTGGATGTGATGATGCCGAAGCTCGATGGCTACGGTGTCTGTCAAGAGTTGCGAAAAGAATCAGATGTGCCCATCATCATGCTAACAGCCTTGGGAGATGTGGCGGATCGGATCACCGGCCTGGAGTTGGGGGCTGATGATTATGTAGTCAAGCCGTTCTCTCCAAAAGAACTAGAAGCTCGTATTCGCTCAGTGTTGCGTCGCGTAGACAAAACCGGCGCATCAGGGATTCCCAGTTCTGGAGTCATTCATGTCAGCAGCTTGCGAATTGACACGAACAAGCGGCAAGTCTACAAGGGAGATGAGCGCATTCGTCTCACCGGCATGGAGTTCAGTTTACTGGAACTGTTGGTCAGCCGGTCGGGTGAGCCGTTCTCTCGCTCGGAGATTTTGCAGGAAGTGTGGGGCTACACCCCAGAGCGTCATGTGGATACGCGGGTGGTGGATGTTCACATCTCGCGTCTGAGAGCAAAGTTAGAAGATGACCCCAGTAATCCAGAGCTGATTCTCACAGCACGCGGCACCGGCTATTTATTCCAAAGGATCGTTGAACCTGGGGAAGAGTGA
- a CDS encoding iron uptake porin, with amino-acid sequence MAKILCKSLQSIPSMVLALLAVYAGATVAAEAPASVESADKKDITLSEPVNRNLLVQMPVRQSPNDLEQIDQFSPEDNPTGNVSDLEQINQPNAEGSVMEQVTSVSQLSDVQPTDWAFQALQNLVERYGCIAGYPDGTFRGNRAITRYEFAAGLNACLEAITQLIQPGGDFVSKEDLALLNRLLEEFQAELATLRGRVDALEARADELEANQFSTTTKLDGEIVFAAVDAIGQGSSSVPHFGHRTRFNLETSFTGEDLLRTRLQTGNLDALSLNSTPAPEGDLFFATDAYGESDGNLFNVDALLYTFPLGERLEVTIAANAGAADDFASTVNQYLDGDGAFGALSRFATRHPIYYMIGGAGVGARYEFSDNLELNLGYMAADGFDPDPGFGFFNGAYGAMAQLLIKPSERLNIGLTYLNSYNNEMGAGSNRANLRTVLGNEADLDLPIISNALGVEASWQLSKRFVVGGWVGYVNKTVLSTLGGQIDRGDMEIWNANINFAFPDLGKEGNLAAIIVGVEPMVRNSSVSAAVPGLPDVFGTDKDTSLHIEALYQYQVTDNILITPGVVWLTAPDHNNDNEDIVIGTIRTTFTF; translated from the coding sequence ATGGCAAAAATTTTGTGCAAATCTTTACAATCAATACCGAGTATGGTACTGGCATTACTCGCGGTTTATGCCGGCGCGACAGTGGCAGCAGAAGCCCCAGCATCTGTGGAATCGGCAGACAAAAAAGACATAACGCTCAGTGAGCCGGTTAACCGTAACCTCCTGGTTCAGATGCCGGTGAGGCAAAGCCCGAACGATTTAGAGCAGATTGACCAATTTAGCCCAGAAGACAACCCCACCGGCAACGTCAGCGATTTAGAACAGATTAACCAGCCCAACGCTGAAGGCAGCGTTATGGAGCAAGTAACCTCAGTTTCTCAGCTATCCGACGTTCAACCCACAGACTGGGCATTTCAAGCCTTACAAAATTTGGTTGAGCGATATGGCTGTATCGCAGGATATCCAGATGGCACATTCCGGGGAAACCGTGCCATCACGCGATATGAATTCGCTGCCGGTTTAAATGCCTGCTTAGAGGCAATTACCCAGCTTATTCAGCCAGGAGGAGACTTTGTTAGCAAAGAAGACTTAGCACTCCTCAATCGGCTGCTAGAGGAATTTCAAGCCGAACTCGCCACCTTGCGGGGTCGGGTTGATGCCTTAGAAGCGCGTGCGGATGAACTCGAAGCCAATCAATTTTCCACCACCACCAAACTCGACGGGGAAATCGTCTTTGCCGCCGTTGACGCTATCGGGCAAGGTTCTAGCAGTGTCCCCCACTTCGGACACCGAACTCGCTTTAACTTAGAAACCAGCTTCACCGGCGAAGATTTGCTCAGAACCCGACTGCAAACCGGCAACTTGGATGCCTTATCCCTCAATTCCACACCAGCACCGGAAGGGGATCTGTTTTTCGCAACCGATGCTTACGGTGAAAGCGACGGCAATCTTTTTAATGTAGACGCCCTGCTGTACACATTTCCCTTGGGCGAACGCTTGGAAGTCACCATTGCCGCCAATGCCGGTGCTGCAGATGACTTTGCTAGTACCGTCAACCAATACCTTGATGGTGACGGCGCATTTGGCGCACTGTCTCGCTTTGCCACCCGCCATCCGATTTATTACATGATCGGGGGTGCCGGTGTTGGGGCAAGGTATGAGTTCAGCGATAACTTAGAACTGAACCTCGGTTATATGGCTGCTGACGGCTTCGATCCTGATCCGGGTTTTGGATTTTTCAATGGCGCTTACGGTGCGATGGCTCAATTGCTGATCAAACCCAGCGAAAGACTTAACATTGGCTTAACCTACCTAAATTCCTACAACAACGAAATGGGTGCCGGTAGTAACCGCGCTAATTTGCGAACCGTTTTGGGGAATGAAGCAGATTTGGATCTGCCAATTATCAGCAATGCCTTAGGGGTTGAAGCTTCTTGGCAACTCAGCAAGCGGTTTGTCGTGGGGGGTTGGGTTGGCTACGTCAACAAAACTGTTCTCTCCACACTTGGCGGACAAATTGATCGCGGTGATATGGAAATTTGGAACGCCAATATTAACTTTGCCTTCCCCGATTTGGGTAAAGAAGGGAATTTGGCCGCTATCATCGTGGGTGTAGAGCCGATGGTTCGCAATTCTAGCGTGAGTGCTGCTGTCCCCGGACTGCCTGATGTATTTGGCACAGATAAGGACACGTCCCTGCACATAGAGGCTTTGTATCAGTATCAGGTGACAGATAACATCTTGATTACCCCCGGCGTTGTCTGGCTCACCGCACCCGACCACAACAATGATAATGAAGATATTGTGATCGGTACGATCCGGACAACCTTTACTTTTTAA
- the radA gene encoding DNA repair protein RadA: MPKPRTQYICNECGAEFPQYFGKCPACESWNALVEQVTTSVPANPYRPSLNGSTWMKENGQAPDKQAGQPRSSFKLSQIADTSLTRSPSGFGELDRVLGGGIVPGSLVLIGGEPGIGKSTLLLQVANQLSYNSRVLYISGEESGQQVKLRAQRLQAYAPADDDPDVAPEADERGNENDAGKLVPHSHFDPSFYLLPETNLEEILRELESLKPNLAVIDSIQTIYFPSLTSAPGSVAQVRECTNALMQVAKRENITLFIVGHVTKEGGIAGPRVLEHLVDTVLFFEGDRFASHRLLRSMKNRFGATHEIGVFEMVANGLREIENPSELFLGSRDDLISGSSTVVACEGTRPIVVEVQALVSPASFGSPRRSTTGVDSNRLVQILAVLEKRVGVPLSKLDTYVATVGGIGVHEPAADLGVAIAVVASFRDRVVDPHTVIIGEVGLGGQVRPVSQLELRLREAAKLGFKRAIVPKGQMTPDLGLDIVPVAKVLDAILEAIPGQPSQSSMPADSYADEEDEEDDVFGEEDDEPVF, from the coding sequence ATGCCGAAGCCTCGAACCCAGTACATTTGTAACGAATGCGGTGCAGAGTTCCCGCAATACTTTGGTAAATGTCCAGCCTGCGAGAGCTGGAACGCTTTGGTTGAGCAGGTAACAACCTCGGTGCCGGCTAATCCTTATCGCCCCAGCTTAAACGGCAGTACCTGGATGAAGGAAAACGGGCAAGCGCCAGATAAACAAGCCGGTCAACCCAGATCCTCCTTCAAGCTCTCTCAAATTGCCGACACTAGCCTAACTCGCTCTCCCTCTGGCTTTGGGGAATTAGATCGGGTGTTGGGAGGTGGCATCGTCCCTGGTTCTCTGGTACTGATCGGCGGAGAACCAGGAATTGGGAAATCAACCCTGTTGCTGCAAGTGGCCAATCAACTGTCCTACAATTCTCGCGTCCTCTATATTTCTGGGGAAGAGTCGGGACAGCAGGTGAAATTGCGAGCGCAACGCCTGCAGGCTTACGCGCCGGCAGATGATGATCCCGATGTTGCTCCCGAAGCCGACGAGAGGGGAAACGAAAATGATGCCGGTAAACTCGTCCCTCATTCCCATTTTGATCCAAGTTTCTACCTGCTGCCAGAAACCAATTTGGAAGAAATCCTCAGGGAACTCGAATCGCTCAAACCCAATTTGGCAGTGATTGATAGTATCCAAACGATTTACTTTCCCTCACTCACTTCAGCGCCGGGATCAGTGGCGCAGGTGCGTGAATGCACAAACGCGCTGATGCAGGTGGCGAAGCGGGAGAATATCACCTTGTTTATTGTTGGACACGTAACCAAAGAAGGCGGAATTGCCGGTCCCAGAGTTTTAGAACACCTTGTCGATACCGTGCTTTTCTTTGAAGGCGATCGCTTTGCCTCTCACCGGCTCTTACGCTCAATGAAAAACCGCTTTGGCGCGACCCACGAAATCGGCGTCTTTGAAATGGTTGCCAACGGGTTGCGGGAAATCGAGAACCCATCAGAGCTATTCTTAGGCAGCCGGGATGACTTGATCTCCGGTAGTTCTACCGTCGTGGCGTGTGAGGGAACGCGACCGATTGTGGTGGAAGTGCAAGCTTTGGTTAGTCCTGCCAGCTTTGGTTCGCCGCGCCGATCCACTACCGGCGTTGATAGCAACCGGCTGGTGCAAATTCTGGCTGTGCTGGAAAAACGGGTAGGGGTTCCCTTATCTAAGTTAGATACCTATGTCGCCACAGTCGGCGGGATCGGTGTACATGAGCCGGCTGCTGACTTAGGCGTTGCCATCGCAGTGGTTGCATCTTTCCGGGATCGCGTCGTTGATCCGCACACCGTGATCATTGGGGAAGTCGGCTTAGGGGGCCAAGTTCGCCCGGTTTCTCAGTTGGAATTGCGGCTGCGGGAGGCGGCAAAACTTGGTTTCAAACGGGCGATTGTTCCGAAGGGACAAATGACGCCTGATTTGGGATTAGATATTGTGCCGGTTGCTAAGGTACTCGATGCGATTTTGGAGGCAATTCCCGGTCAACCTTCTCAGTCTTCTATGCCGGCAGATTCCTATGCGGATGAGGAAGACGAGGAGGATGATGTATTTGGAGAAGAGGATGACGAGCCGGTGTTCTAG
- a CDS encoding Uma2 family endonuclease, producing MLETQILLETPTESTEKGSISLEEFLIHPPERMEWVDGKLVEKTGMTSKHGAAQAKLARYWGNYMISNGEGGEVYTETLCRTRKQARRPDVAYITPEVLQQLGSNFTVLPQSFPLIAEIASPDDSAEELFAKAKEYLESGCLEVWLLFPEAQLIMIHTEQRWLLFNADESVSTQTILQGFNVAVIELLA from the coding sequence ATGCTAGAAACTCAAATTTTGTTAGAAACTCCGACAGAATCAACCGAAAAAGGATCGATTTCCTTAGAAGAATTTTTGATTCATCCTCCTGAGAGAATGGAGTGGGTTGACGGCAAACTGGTGGAGAAAACAGGTATGACATCTAAGCATGGCGCAGCTCAAGCTAAGCTGGCTCGTTATTGGGGAAATTATATGATCTCCAATGGAGAGGGGGGCGAAGTTTATACAGAAACACTTTGTCGCACTCGCAAGCAAGCTCGTCGTCCTGATGTTGCTTACATCACTCCTGAAGTTTTACAGCAGTTAGGCAGCAATTTTACTGTCCTTCCCCAAAGTTTTCCCCTCATTGCTGAAATTGCGTCTCCCGATGACAGTGCTGAAGAGTTATTTGCTAAAGCCAAAGAATATTTAGAATCTGGTTGTTTGGAAGTTTGGTTGCTGTTTCCTGAAGCTCAACTAATTATGATTCACACAGAACAGCGCTGGCTTTTATTTAATGCTGATGAATCGGTAAGCACTCAAACTATTTTACAGGGATTTAATGTAGCAGTGATTGAATTGCTCGCTTAA
- a CDS encoding acyl-CoA desaturase: MTLSKLAVPKITFSKSIGFRKELNRRVEAYFETENISQRDNLAMYLKTAIICAWVLSAWLFILFVPSSGLVKILGCVVLALGMVAFAFNVGHDANHGSYSSRKWVNSLFGFALDVLGASSYLWRYSHNKLHHTYTNIAEHDFDINGEGLVRLSPDQESRWFYRYQHIYTWLLYGFLQTHWFVEDINVLLLKRKYYNHEIPTPKPADVITFFAFKVFWLAYVIGLPLWLGYTPLQIIVGFVITTVIFSFIVALVFRVAHVVDNAEFITPDPETSNVDDEWAICQVRTTVDFAPKNHFLNWYLGGLNYQVIHHLFPHICHIHYPKLSKIVKEVCDEFEVEYRVNETFAEAIVSNYRLVKALGNS, encoded by the coding sequence ATGACTCTGTCCAAGCTCGCTGTTCCCAAAATCACGTTTTCTAAAAGCATTGGTTTCAGAAAAGAACTCAACCGACGAGTTGAAGCTTATTTTGAAACAGAAAATATTTCTCAACGAGATAATTTGGCCATGTACCTGAAAACCGCAATTATTTGCGCTTGGGTGCTTTCGGCGTGGCTATTTATTCTCTTCGTGCCATCATCTGGGTTGGTAAAAATTCTCGGCTGTGTGGTTCTAGCTTTGGGGATGGTTGCCTTTGCCTTCAATGTCGGACATGATGCCAATCATGGCAGTTATTCCTCTCGCAAATGGGTCAATAGTCTATTTGGTTTCGCTTTAGATGTCTTAGGAGCCTCTAGCTATTTATGGCGATACAGCCATAATAAACTTCACCATACTTATACCAACATAGCTGAGCATGATTTTGATATAAACGGTGAGGGTTTGGTGCGTTTGTCTCCCGATCAAGAGTCCCGATGGTTTTATCGTTACCAACATATTTACACTTGGTTGTTATATGGATTTTTGCAGACTCACTGGTTTGTTGAGGATATCAATGTCCTGTTACTCAAACGCAAATATTACAACCACGAGATCCCCACACCAAAACCTGCAGATGTTATTACCTTTTTTGCCTTTAAGGTATTTTGGTTGGCTTATGTCATAGGTTTGCCTTTATGGCTGGGTTACACTCCATTACAGATTATTGTGGGGTTTGTAATTACTACAGTGATCTTTAGTTTTATAGTCGCGCTGGTTTTCCGAGTGGCTCATGTGGTGGACAACGCCGAGTTTATCACTCCCGACCCAGAAACCAGCAATGTTGATGACGAATGGGCGATTTGTCAAGTTAGAACGACCGTTGATTTTGCGCCAAAAAATCATTTTTTAAACTGGTATCTTGGCGGTTTAAACTATCAAGTCATTCATCATCTTTTCCCCCATATCTGCCATATTCATTACCCCAAACTCTCCAAAATTGTGAAAGAAGTTTGCGATGAGTTTGAGGTTGAATATCGAGTGAACGAAACGTTTGCAGAAGCTATCGTTTCAAACTATCGTTTGGTAAAAGCTTTAGGAAATAGCTAA